The Candidatus Accumulibacter similis genome has a segment encoding these proteins:
- the traD gene encoding type IV conjugative transfer system coupling protein TraD: MGYPLEARLRPAHELGAASVSALGAALILSSPGLFLISPPWHLALAGLLLCHAAWRGAAGLSTLRYRANLRRRRRYELGPADIPWSADRLFLGRGFRWDQRHTQRLFEARLPVNRPLLQGGPFTGALAVFTPPADEFGGVGGDPAIHGVEPDETEIWMDLEDRVGHTLVLGTTRVGKTRLAELLIAQDIRRGEVVIVFDPKGDVDLLRRVFAEAERAGRAGEFFMFHLGHPEISARYNPVGSFSRITEVATRIAGQLPSEGQSAAFKEFVWRFVNVMARALVALGRKPDYQEINRYASDVEPLLIDYFEYWLDREPAAAGWREELRSLAIDKKNLDKGLQSRGARAVSLVEYARRKKLYDPIAHALASTLNYEKSHFDKLVASLLPLMEKLTTGRTASLLSPELDDPTDWRPVFDWTSVIHLGGIVYVGLDALSDYEVAAAVGNSMFADLTSVAGSLYKFGAGRGLPGEVTPRRIAIHADEFNELIGDEFIPLLNKAGGAGFQVTAYTQTWSDVEARIGSPAKAGQIAGNFNTLIMLRVKEVATAELLTSQLPEVHVVSTVVSSSVSDTNDPVDFADFASRNEDRIAPETVRMLEPTDLVQLPKGEAFALIHGGQLHKIRMPLPSASSDALMPTSLAAIGETLRARLDGPWNQPENDSEPEDRRDV, translated from the coding sequence ATGGGCTATCCGCTGGAAGCCCGGCTGCGGCCGGCGCACGAACTCGGCGCGGCCTCGGTGTCGGCACTGGGCGCGGCCCTGATTCTGAGCAGCCCAGGGCTCTTTCTGATCTCTCCTCCTTGGCACCTGGCGCTTGCCGGCCTGCTGCTGTGCCACGCGGCGTGGCGCGGCGCGGCCGGACTGAGCACGCTGCGCTATCGCGCCAACCTGCGCCGCCGGCGGCGCTATGAGTTGGGCCCCGCCGACATTCCCTGGTCGGCGGATCGGCTCTTTCTGGGGCGCGGGTTTCGGTGGGACCAGCGCCACACCCAGCGCTTGTTCGAGGCGCGGCTCCCGGTGAACCGACCGCTGCTCCAGGGCGGACCTTTCACGGGTGCGTTGGCGGTGTTCACGCCCCCAGCGGATGAATTCGGGGGCGTTGGCGGGGATCCCGCGATCCACGGTGTCGAGCCCGACGAGACCGAGATCTGGATGGACCTGGAGGATCGAGTCGGGCACACGCTGGTGCTGGGCACCACGCGCGTCGGCAAGACACGGCTGGCCGAACTGCTGATCGCCCAGGACATCCGTCGCGGCGAGGTCGTGATCGTTTTCGATCCGAAGGGCGACGTCGATCTGCTGCGCCGCGTGTTTGCGGAAGCCGAGCGGGCGGGACGGGCAGGGGAGTTCTTCATGTTCCACCTCGGGCATCCGGAGATCTCCGCCCGCTACAACCCGGTGGGCAGCTTCTCGCGCATCACCGAGGTCGCCACGCGCATCGCGGGCCAGTTGCCCTCGGAAGGCCAGTCCGCCGCCTTCAAGGAGTTCGTCTGGCGCTTCGTGAACGTGATGGCCCGCGCGCTCGTGGCGCTCGGTCGCAAGCCCGATTACCAGGAGATCAACCGCTACGCGTCCGATGTCGAGCCGCTGCTGATCGACTACTTCGAGTACTGGCTCGACCGGGAGCCCGCCGCCGCGGGCTGGCGTGAGGAGCTGCGATCGCTGGCCATCGACAAGAAGAATCTCGACAAGGGCCTGCAGTCGCGCGGCGCGCGTGCGGTCAGCCTCGTGGAATACGCGCGGCGCAAGAAGCTCTACGACCCGATCGCCCACGCGCTCGCATCGACGCTCAACTACGAGAAGAGCCACTTCGACAAGCTGGTGGCGTCGCTGCTGCCCTTGATGGAGAAGCTCACCACCGGTCGCACCGCGTCGCTGCTGTCGCCGGAGCTCGACGATCCGACCGATTGGAGGCCAGTGTTCGATTGGACCTCGGTGATCCACCTGGGCGGCATCGTCTACGTCGGACTCGATGCGCTCTCCGACTACGAGGTGGCCGCCGCGGTCGGCAATTCGATGTTCGCCGACCTGACCAGCGTGGCCGGCAGCCTCTACAAGTTCGGCGCCGGTCGCGGCCTGCCGGGCGAGGTGACGCCCCGGCGGATCGCGATCCACGCCGACGAGTTCAACGAGCTGATCGGCGACGAGTTCATTCCGCTGCTCAACAAGGCGGGCGGCGCGGGGTTTCAGGTGACGGCGTACACGCAGACCTGGTCGGACGTCGAAGCGCGCATCGGTTCGCCGGCCAAGGCCGGACAGATCGCCGGCAACTTCAACACCCTGATCATGCTGCGGGTGAAGGAGGTGGCCACCGCCGAGCTGCTGACGAGCCAGCTGCCCGAAGTGCATGTGGTCTCGACCGTCGTGTCGTCGTCGGTCTCGGACACCAACGACCCGGTCGACTTCGCGGACTTCGCCAGCCGCAACGAGGACCGCATCGCCCCGGAAACCGTCCGGATGCTCGAGCCGACCGATCTCGTTCAACTGCCCAAGGGCGAGGCCTTCGCGCTCATTCACGGCGGCCAGCTGCACAAGATCCGCATGCCGCTGCCATCGGCGTCGAGCGATGCGCTGATGCCTACGAGCCTCGCTGCAATTGGCGAGACGTTGCGCGCCCGCCTCGACGGGCCCTGGAATCAGCCGGAGAACGATTCCGAACCGGAGGATCGGCGTGACGTCTAG
- a CDS encoding helix-turn-helix transcriptional regulator, with the protein MDVGNAIRLCRKRRGVSQTDVAMRADCSVSYLSMLENNKRDPTLSMITKIAEALHVPVGALFVMASEEKELGNIDSRLAGRLQRAAMSSILSANDAGAVRG; encoded by the coding sequence ATGGACGTGGGAAATGCTATTCGCCTCTGTCGGAAGCGGCGCGGCGTGTCTCAGACCGATGTCGCGATGCGCGCCGATTGCTCGGTGTCGTACCTGTCGATGCTGGAGAACAACAAGCGCGACCCGACGTTGTCGATGATTACGAAAATCGCCGAGGCGCTTCATGTGCCTGTTGGAGCGCTCTTCGTGATGGCATCCGAAGAGAAGGAGCTGGGGAACATCGATAGTCGGCTGGCCGGGAGACTGCAGCGCGCGGCCATGTCATCGATTCTGTCGGCGAACGACGCGGGGGCGGTCCGTGGCTGA
- a CDS encoding chromate resistance protein — MKWVTRERPKIDRIACPWLIARFIDKEPEFLYVPAAQVLVVAEKTGAVPYDIPGVEMSHVGDLCSFDAFLSKHKLSDPALQQLAAIVRGADTSRLDLTPQSAGLYAISLGLSQTYLDDHEMLRHGMVMYDALYAWCVSCQAETHQWPPRMA, encoded by the coding sequence ATGAAGTGGGTCACGCGTGAACGGCCGAAGATCGACCGCATTGCTTGTCCCTGGCTAATTGCGAGGTTCATCGACAAGGAGCCGGAGTTCCTCTATGTGCCCGCGGCACAGGTACTGGTCGTGGCGGAGAAGACGGGCGCCGTGCCCTACGACATTCCGGGCGTGGAGATGTCGCACGTCGGCGATCTCTGCAGCTTCGACGCCTTTCTTTCAAAGCACAAGTTGAGTGACCCGGCGCTGCAACAGCTCGCTGCCATCGTGCGCGGTGCCGACACGTCGCGGCTCGACCTGACCCCGCAGTCCGCCGGGCTCTACGCAATCTCGCTGGGTCTGTCTCAAACGTACCTCGACGACCACGAGATGCTCAGGCACGGCATGGTCATGTACGACGCGCTCTATGCGTGGTGCGTGAGCTGCCAAGCCGAGACGCACCAGTGGCCGCCCAGGATGGCTTGA
- the chrA gene encoding chromate efflux transporter: MNDETMADPPQGPTFGQALSYWLKLGFISFGGPAGQIAIMHAELVERRRWISENRFLHALNYCMVLPGPEAQQLATYIGWLMHRTWGGIVAGGLFVLPSLFILIALSWVYMAFGNMPVIAGIFYGIKPAVTALVVHAAWRIGSRALKNAWLWGIAAVAFVAIFVLDAPFPLIVLAAGLIGHFGGRYVPDKFRTGSGHGKAAKEFGTALIDDHTPTPEHALFTWGRFRSVLLVCLGLWGVAIGALTAIYGWDAVLTQMAWFFTKAALLTFGGAYAVLPYVYQGAVDHYQWLTALQMIDGLALGETTPGPLIMVVSFVGFVGGWTKAIFGSDSLFLSGAVAAGVVTFFTFLPSFFFILLGAPFIESTHGKLKFTAPLTAITAAVVGVIVNLAMFFAYHVLWPQGLGGHFEWPSAVIGLAAAVALFRFKLGVIPVVVGSGIAGLTYQLAHAALYAHV; encoded by the coding sequence ATGAACGACGAAACGATGGCCGATCCGCCTCAAGGCCCAACCTTCGGCCAGGCCCTTTCGTATTGGCTGAAGCTCGGCTTCATCAGCTTCGGCGGCCCTGCAGGGCAGATCGCCATCATGCACGCGGAGCTCGTGGAGAGACGTCGGTGGATCTCGGAAAACCGATTCCTGCATGCGCTCAACTACTGCATGGTCCTGCCCGGTCCCGAAGCACAGCAGCTGGCTACCTACATCGGCTGGCTCATGCACCGGACCTGGGGCGGCATCGTTGCGGGCGGCTTGTTCGTGTTGCCATCGCTGTTCATCCTCATCGCCCTGTCCTGGGTATACATGGCCTTCGGCAACATGCCGGTCATCGCCGGGATCTTCTATGGCATCAAGCCGGCCGTGACGGCGCTGGTGGTCCACGCGGCCTGGCGCATCGGCTCGCGAGCTCTGAAGAACGCCTGGCTCTGGGGTATCGCCGCCGTCGCGTTCGTCGCCATCTTCGTGCTCGATGCGCCGTTCCCGCTCATCGTGCTGGCGGCGGGGCTCATCGGTCACTTCGGCGGCCGTTACGTCCCCGACAAGTTCAGGACCGGCAGCGGGCACGGCAAAGCTGCAAAGGAGTTCGGCACCGCGCTCATCGACGACCACACGCCGACACCCGAGCACGCCCTGTTCACCTGGGGCCGGTTCCGGAGCGTGCTGTTGGTGTGCCTGGGCCTCTGGGGAGTTGCCATCGGTGCACTCACGGCCATCTACGGTTGGGACGCGGTACTGACGCAGATGGCGTGGTTCTTTACCAAGGCGGCCCTGCTGACCTTCGGCGGCGCCTACGCGGTGCTGCCCTACGTGTACCAGGGCGCCGTGGATCACTACCAGTGGCTGACGGCCCTGCAAATGATCGACGGGCTGGCTTTGGGCGAGACGACGCCCGGCCCGCTCATCATGGTCGTGTCGTTCGTCGGTTTCGTCGGCGGCTGGACCAAGGCCATCTTTGGCAGCGACTCTCTGTTCCTGTCCGGAGCAGTGGCTGCGGGCGTGGTCACCTTCTTCACCTTCCTGCCGTCGTTCTTCTTCATCCTGCTCGGCGCGCCGTTCATCGAGTCGACGCACGGTAAGCTGAAGTTCACCGCGCCGCTGACCGCCATCACCGCCGCCGTGGTCGGGGTCATCGTGAACCTGGCCATGTTCTTCGCGTACCACGTGCTGTGGCCGCAAGGCCTGGGCGGGCACTTCGAGTGGCCCTCTGCGGTCATCGGCCTTGCCGCTGCGGTTGCACTGTTCCGCTTCAAGCTTGGCGTGATACCGGTCGTAGTGGGCTCCGGCATCGCCGGTCTGACGTACCAGCTCGCCCATGCCGCGCTCTACGCACACGTTTGA
- a CDS encoding DUF4400 domain-containing protein, whose translation MTSRNAAFHDGALAGVLLSPLKLAFSLALGLVALLLCAWIVDWVFVFKVWPQGIVRLRELLAHDLGGGIALAARQGADAGVITAPANALYSIVFEATGIHDMGTQFANGSALSIPDTIMRRSYVSHREGIEAAMVGTQLLGVRAAILARFAPLLLLLYAIGAADGFTQRAIRRACGGRESASLYHRAKYLQLAVLGLGGVALLMWPGPVQWELCVVLGALLTGGLASVQWAYYKKHM comes from the coding sequence GTGACGTCTAGGAATGCGGCCTTTCACGACGGAGCGCTGGCGGGCGTGCTGCTCAGCCCACTGAAGCTGGCCTTCTCGCTGGCCCTGGGTCTGGTCGCGCTCCTGCTGTGCGCCTGGATCGTCGACTGGGTGTTCGTGTTCAAGGTCTGGCCGCAGGGGATCGTGCGACTGCGCGAGCTCCTGGCTCACGATCTTGGGGGCGGTATCGCGCTCGCCGCTCGGCAGGGCGCTGATGCCGGCGTCATCACTGCGCCGGCGAATGCCCTGTACTCGATCGTCTTCGAGGCCACCGGCATCCACGACATGGGCACGCAGTTCGCCAACGGGTCAGCCCTGTCGATCCCGGACACGATCATGCGGCGCAGCTATGTCTCGCACCGAGAGGGCATCGAGGCGGCGATGGTCGGCACGCAGCTGCTCGGCGTGCGCGCGGCAATCCTGGCGCGGTTCGCGCCGCTGCTCCTTCTTCTGTATGCGATCGGCGCCGCCGATGGCTTCACCCAGCGCGCGATCCGGCGGGCTTGTGGGGGACGCGAGTCGGCCAGCCTGTACCACCGGGCGAAGTACCTGCAGTTGGCGGTGCTGGGGCTGGGCGGGGTTGCCCTCTTGATGTGGCCAGGGCCGGTGCAGTGGGAGCTGTGCGTGGTGCTGGGCGCGCTGCTGACCGGCGGCTTGGCGAGTGTGCAGTGGGCGTACTACAAGAAGCACATGTAG
- a CDS encoding superoxide dismutase, translating into MDARILDLPSEAATVKGLSEKLLRSHHQNNYSGAVKRLNAIRAQLRELPFASAPGFQLNGLKREELVATNSMLLHELYFDCLGASAPMVPAMELALRANFGSVVRWREEFVAMGKALGGGSGWVLLVFQPREGTLVNQWSAEHTYAIAGGVPILTLDMYEHAYHMDFGAAAGHYVDAFMENVRWERVYERYQQAVENASDAFGAGQEEVQGAVLLDVRRSAIYEQSDAVIPGAQWRDPGDVSTWSGQLPSDRDVVVYCVFGHEVGRATAMRLRAAGIRARYLRGGIDAWKAAGKPLQSKGATS; encoded by the coding sequence ATGGACGCTCGAATCCTGGACCTGCCGTCCGAAGCTGCAACGGTGAAGGGTCTGTCGGAAAAGCTGCTGCGCAGCCACCATCAGAACAACTACAGCGGTGCGGTCAAGCGATTGAATGCCATCCGCGCCCAGTTGCGCGAGTTGCCTTTCGCATCAGCGCCGGGCTTCCAGCTCAACGGGTTGAAGCGCGAGGAACTCGTTGCGACGAATTCGATGCTCCTGCACGAGCTGTACTTTGACTGTCTGGGTGCGAGTGCCCCCATGGTGCCTGCCATGGAGCTGGCGCTGCGAGCCAACTTCGGCAGCGTGGTGCGGTGGCGTGAGGAGTTCGTGGCGATGGGCAAGGCACTCGGCGGAGGCTCGGGGTGGGTGCTGCTCGTCTTCCAGCCTCGCGAGGGAACGCTGGTGAACCAATGGTCCGCGGAACATACATACGCCATCGCCGGAGGCGTACCCATCCTGACGCTCGACATGTATGAGCACGCGTACCACATGGACTTCGGGGCTGCGGCCGGGCATTACGTCGATGCCTTCATGGAGAACGTTCGGTGGGAGCGTGTCTACGAGCGCTACCAGCAGGCCGTCGAGAACGCGAGCGATGCGTTCGGCGCGGGCCAAGAAGAGGTCCAAGGTGCAGTCCTCCTCGATGTTCGGCGCTCAGCCATCTACGAACAGTCGGACGCGGTCATCCCCGGCGCCCAGTGGCGTGACCCGGGCGACGTCAGCACCTGGTCAGGGCAGCTGCCCAGTGACCGCGATGTCGTCGTGTACTGCGTCTTTGGGCATGAGGTCGGCCGCGCGACGGCCATGAGGCTGCGCGCCGCAGGCATCCGCGCCCGCTACCTCCGTGGCGGCATCGATGCCTGGAAGGCGGCGGGCAAACCACTCCAATCGAAAGGAGCCACGTCATGA
- a CDS encoding TraI domain-containing protein: protein MTFNDTPSGSGSPRAIGSPIESEWPALSAQAIVDRSGATNLIVLLRVRMGFPAESFALAARPLIDGYAKFVQLRPIPGSSRYGGPGGQLQRGLVTALRALDHRRGQILPRSAPPEILGALTHRWTYAVFAAALLRDAGRAQSDDSVRMFERWVPPIVQAWLAEHPPLMEELRAVLAGSAEASSAIAELVERAVTGTRSGVEATLPPAQTTSIAGAVKASVETAPIAPEADGPEFLDGVDAAGAERPRRFMEWVRQGIADGTLPVNVRGALVHGVEDGLLLASPGIFRAFIRRDGAGQAEPGDAAKRLQREVLRAGWHLRADGGVNLHGYAWKQDGRAAVRIHGVVILAPQRFVDPVPPINLALVRVGDATAAAE from the coding sequence ATGACCTTCAACGACACGCCCTCCGGGTCTGGGTCGCCGCGAGCAATCGGGTCGCCAATCGAGTCCGAGTGGCCGGCGCTGTCCGCGCAGGCGATCGTCGATCGCAGCGGAGCGACGAACCTGATCGTCCTGCTTCGCGTCAGGATGGGGTTTCCCGCGGAGAGCTTCGCGCTGGCGGCGCGGCCGCTGATCGACGGCTATGCGAAGTTCGTGCAGCTGCGGCCGATACCGGGCTCCAGTCGATATGGCGGTCCGGGCGGACAACTGCAGCGCGGGCTCGTGACCGCTCTGCGCGCGCTCGATCACCGGCGCGGCCAGATCCTGCCGCGCAGTGCGCCACCCGAGATCTTGGGCGCGCTCACGCATCGATGGACCTATGCGGTGTTCGCGGCAGCGCTGCTGCGCGATGCCGGCAGAGCTCAGTCAGACGATTCGGTGCGAATGTTCGAGCGCTGGGTACCGCCGATCGTCCAGGCTTGGTTGGCCGAACATCCTCCGCTGATGGAGGAACTGCGCGCCGTGCTAGCGGGCAGCGCGGAGGCATCCAGCGCGATTGCCGAACTGGTGGAGCGCGCCGTGACCGGCACGCGCTCGGGCGTTGAGGCGACCCTGCCTCCTGCGCAGACGACGTCGATCGCCGGCGCGGTGAAGGCGAGCGTTGAGACGGCGCCAATCGCGCCCGAGGCTGACGGACCCGAATTCCTCGACGGCGTCGACGCGGCGGGTGCCGAGCGACCGCGACGCTTCATGGAGTGGGTGCGGCAGGGGATCGCCGACGGAACCTTGCCGGTGAACGTGCGCGGCGCGCTCGTGCACGGGGTCGAGGACGGCCTGTTGCTCGCATCACCGGGCATCTTTCGGGCGTTCATCCGGCGCGATGGCGCCGGCCAGGCTGAGCCCGGCGACGCCGCGAAGCGGTTGCAGCGCGAGGTCCTTCGGGCCGGATGGCACCTGCGGGCCGATGGCGGCGTGAACCTGCATGGCTATGCGTGGAAGCAGGACGGGCGCGCGGCCGTTCGCATCCACGGCGTCGTGATCCTTGCGCCACAGCGGTTCGTCGATCCGGTACCGCCGATCAACCTGGCGCTCGTGCGCGTCGGTGACGCCACGGCGGCCGCGGAGTGA
- a CDS encoding ATP-binding protein, with the protein MASADQLKALVKSHISRDDNQFYSVAMQVAAHEAKAGHGKLAEELRDMIDAAKTRSVSGEPGKLVPLARPRGELANLLDVSYPKNRLADMVLDPVVLEQLQRIMKEQRLHARIREHGLSPRRKLLLVGPPGTGKTMTAAVLAGELGVPLFLVRLDSLITKFMGETAAKLRQVFDAVTDVRGVYFFDEFDAIGSQRGLANDVGEIRRVLNSFLQMIERDQSTSLILAATNHPEILDYALFRRFDDVIEYHLPTPAQAMALIRSRLGTYAPKPLPAKALAAKTVGLSFAEIRRAVDESIKEVVMHEGGRVDADALGRALLERRRLSEKLEKNNKPVNHAGSSSR; encoded by the coding sequence ATGGCTAGCGCGGATCAACTGAAGGCACTGGTCAAGTCCCACATCAGTCGGGACGACAACCAATTCTATTCCGTCGCCATGCAGGTCGCTGCGCATGAGGCGAAGGCCGGACACGGCAAGCTCGCCGAAGAGTTGCGCGACATGATTGATGCCGCCAAGACGCGCAGCGTCTCAGGCGAGCCCGGAAAGCTCGTCCCCCTGGCGCGGCCGCGCGGCGAACTGGCCAACCTGCTTGACGTCAGTTATCCCAAGAATCGCTTGGCCGACATGGTGCTCGATCCGGTCGTCCTCGAGCAGTTGCAGCGAATCATGAAGGAACAGCGCCTCCATGCCCGCATTCGCGAGCACGGCTTGTCGCCTCGACGCAAACTTCTGCTCGTGGGTCCACCTGGCACAGGCAAGACGATGACTGCAGCCGTACTTGCCGGCGAACTCGGCGTTCCGCTGTTCCTTGTGCGTTTGGATTCATTGATCACCAAGTTCATGGGCGAGACAGCCGCGAAGCTGCGACAGGTCTTCGATGCCGTCACGGACGTGCGCGGGGTCTATTTCTTCGATGAGTTCGATGCCATCGGGTCACAACGCGGCTTGGCCAACGACGTTGGAGAGATTCGGCGCGTGCTCAACAGTTTTCTGCAGATGATCGAGCGCGACCAGTCGACCAGCCTGATCCTGGCGGCTACGAATCACCCAGAGATCCTCGACTACGCGTTGTTCCGTCGTTTCGACGATGTCATCGAGTACCACCTGCCGACGCCAGCGCAGGCCATGGCTCTCATCCGGTCTCGTCTCGGCACCTACGCGCCCAAGCCATTGCCGGCCAAAGCATTGGCGGCGAAGACCGTTGGTCTGAGCTTTGCTGAGATTCGCCGTGCTGTCGACGAGTCCATCAAGGAGGTCGTCATGCATGAAGGAGGGCGAGTGGATGCGGATGCTCTTGGCCGGGCGCTCCTGGAGCGTCGCAGGTTGAGTGAGAAGCTGGAGAAGAACAACAAGCCAGTGAACCATGCCGGATCCAGCAGCCGATAA
- a CDS encoding S8 family peptidase → MPDPAADKRAHLLLHGTSQPHAFTAHSPGGGKKKLPERDRQAHGQALRGQLQELEAAAETAAASQRELALESGLGLQIEFVGQPDVELAFQSLADDRKKIELLSVRREGDVTYANVFVPDGGLDHFERYVADYLEEKKGKKGQALDHKALLNTIASIRVAELRALWTDDPGLLPENPDEAFWWEVWLPVRSARQAVVSDFRKLAERAGCVVSEHQAEFPERTVLLMYGSQGQFTQSVMLLNCVAELRRAKDTAEFFDAMGVEEQGLWMNDMLAKAQFAPAGTDAPHVCFLDTGVNRGHPLLEPLLAEPDLHSVNPAWGVDDTANHGTGLAGLAAYGDLTHVLGETGVVQVAHRLESVKLTPDEGSNEGDSKHHAYLFAEAVSRPEVTAADRRRVFASAVTASDYRDRGRPSSWSSMVDRMAADVDDAGQYPRLFVLAAGNTRDHGAWMTYPDSLSTNLVHDPGQAWNAITVGACTNKIDTEHDSLVAIAPDGGLSPYTTTSMTWDPAWPLKPDVVFEGGNVAKDQQGATGMSSLNLLTTNHRPNERLFTTTNATSAASAQCARMAAQIMAAYPQLRAETVRALIVHSARWTPAMRQMYLPANAKPTKKDYVNLIRHCGWGMPDLDRALWSAGNSLTLVVEDLVHPYGKDDKRGVVSRDMNLHALPWPKEELEALGDAEVQLHVTLSYFIEPNPSARGVSSKFHYPSHRLRFDVQRPLDASTEDFIARVNAAAQREDEGDAANPKDTDWYLGERQRHRGSLHRDVWQGTAADLASRGFIAVYPSAGWWRSRPALERYALPARYSLVVSIHTEQTEVDLYAVIANKVAIVV, encoded by the coding sequence ATGCCGGATCCAGCAGCCGATAAGCGCGCGCACCTTCTCCTTCACGGCACGTCGCAACCGCACGCCTTCACTGCGCACAGTCCGGGCGGCGGAAAGAAGAAGCTGCCTGAGCGCGATCGCCAGGCGCACGGGCAGGCCCTGCGGGGGCAGCTGCAAGAGCTGGAAGCGGCAGCGGAAACCGCGGCTGCGTCTCAGCGTGAGCTTGCGCTCGAGAGCGGACTCGGCCTACAGATTGAGTTTGTCGGTCAGCCCGACGTGGAATTGGCTTTCCAGAGCCTCGCTGACGATCGGAAGAAGATCGAACTGCTGAGCGTGCGGAGAGAGGGTGACGTCACCTACGCCAACGTCTTCGTGCCGGATGGGGGGCTCGATCATTTCGAGCGCTACGTCGCGGACTACCTGGAGGAAAAGAAGGGCAAGAAGGGGCAGGCGCTGGATCACAAGGCCCTGCTGAACACGATCGCGTCGATCCGCGTCGCTGAGCTGCGTGCTCTCTGGACCGACGATCCAGGTCTACTGCCGGAGAATCCAGATGAGGCGTTCTGGTGGGAGGTCTGGTTGCCGGTGCGATCAGCGCGGCAGGCCGTGGTCTCAGATTTCAGAAAACTCGCCGAGCGTGCGGGCTGTGTCGTTAGCGAACACCAAGCCGAGTTCCCCGAACGGACCGTCCTGCTGATGTACGGGTCGCAGGGTCAATTCACACAGTCTGTGATGCTGCTGAACTGTGTTGCCGAACTGCGCCGCGCCAAGGACACCGCCGAGTTCTTCGATGCGATGGGTGTCGAAGAGCAGGGACTGTGGATGAACGACATGCTGGCGAAAGCGCAGTTTGCCCCAGCGGGGACGGACGCGCCGCATGTCTGCTTCCTCGATACGGGCGTCAATCGAGGCCACCCGCTACTTGAGCCCTTGCTCGCCGAGCCAGATCTGCACTCGGTTAATCCCGCGTGGGGAGTCGACGACACGGCGAACCATGGCACTGGCTTGGCGGGTCTTGCCGCCTATGGAGACCTGACGCACGTCTTGGGCGAGACCGGTGTGGTGCAGGTCGCGCACCGGCTCGAATCGGTCAAGCTGACGCCAGACGAGGGGTCGAACGAAGGCGACAGCAAACACCACGCCTATCTGTTCGCCGAGGCTGTCAGCCGACCGGAGGTCACTGCTGCAGATCGACGACGGGTGTTCGCATCCGCCGTCACCGCCTCTGACTACCGCGACCGCGGTCGCCCGTCGTCATGGTCTTCCATGGTCGATCGGATGGCAGCAGACGTCGACGACGCCGGCCAGTATCCCCGGCTGTTCGTACTCGCGGCCGGGAACACGCGGGATCACGGGGCCTGGATGACGTATCCAGACAGCCTCTCGACCAACCTCGTTCACGACCCGGGGCAGGCATGGAATGCGATAACCGTGGGCGCCTGCACGAACAAGATCGACACTGAACATGATTCGCTCGTAGCAATCGCTCCCGATGGCGGCTTGAGCCCTTACACCACCACGTCCATGACCTGGGATCCCGCGTGGCCGCTTAAGCCCGACGTTGTATTTGAAGGCGGGAACGTCGCCAAGGACCAGCAAGGGGCGACGGGGATGTCGAGCCTGAACCTGCTCACGACAAACCACCGACCCAACGAACGGCTGTTCACGACGACCAACGCCACCAGCGCCGCCTCGGCGCAGTGTGCGCGCATGGCTGCACAGATCATGGCTGCCTATCCGCAGCTACGCGCCGAGACAGTTCGTGCACTGATCGTTCACTCGGCCAGGTGGACACCGGCAATGCGGCAGATGTATCTGCCCGCCAATGCCAAGCCGACCAAGAAGGACTATGTCAATCTCATCCGGCACTGCGGCTGGGGGATGCCAGATCTCGACCGGGCACTCTGGAGCGCGGGCAACTCGCTGACGTTGGTGGTCGAAGACCTGGTTCATCCCTATGGCAAGGATGACAAGCGGGGTGTCGTCAGTCGCGACATGAATTTGCATGCACTTCCTTGGCCGAAGGAAGAGTTGGAGGCCCTCGGCGATGCCGAGGTGCAGTTGCACGTCACGCTGTCGTACTTCATCGAGCCCAACCCTTCGGCGAGAGGCGTGTCGTCGAAGTTCCACTATCCGTCGCACCGCCTCCGGTTCGACGTCCAGCGGCCGCTCGACGCTTCAACGGAGGACTTCATCGCACGAGTGAACGCCGCCGCCCAGCGCGAAGACGAAGGCGATGCGGCGAACCCGAAGGACACGGATTGGTACTTGGGGGAGCGGCAGCGTCACCGTGGGTCGCTTCATCGCGATGTCTGGCAAGGCACCGCGGCGGACTTGGCCAGCAGGGGATTCATCGCGGTGTATCCATCGGCTGGCTGGTGGCGTTCGCGACCTGCGCTCGAGCGGTACGCCCTCCCTGCGAGATACAGCCTCGTCGTGTCGATCCACACCGAGCAGACCGAAGTGGACCTGTACGCCGTCATTGCCAACAAGGTTGCCATCGTGGTCTGA